CTATGTGTGTTGTGTGTGTTTCATATAACTGgggtttgaatttgaatgaataagTTTTCAAGAAACTAATCGTGACAggatatttaaaaacatatatacttTACTTTCAATCAGtgtaatacattttttttaaaaatacaaatatatcaatttcattCTATTCCAAATCTATGTTATTTGATATGGAGTGTAAAgttgaagagtttgaaaatgaaaaattgtatatttaacatattattatttttaggaTAATTATTAGGTAGTGAGGAAAAGAAACTATTTTGATATTGAGATTTGGGTATAGATTGCATTTTAAAACCTTTCTATAATCTGTTTGTTCATAGGAATGTTCAAAACTTTTACCTCcaaaaagaatttgatttcaaaagtttcaCTTTACAGTATTTGAAATCTTTTGGGTATGTTATAGAATTGAagattttaatctttttaaacataaaaaagaaaaaagaaaaaaaaaactgaggGAGTTCAGCTTTTAAGAACATGGTAGAGATAATTTAGCTTTTCTTGTGatacaaaggaaaaataaattatttgatgctGATTGAAAAAGACCTTCATGTGTGTGCTTGCAAAACTCATCAAAAcaattttgtccttttttttttctttcatttattttaaaattttctaataaaaagtagttgataaatatagaaaagatGGTGCTGGTGAGAGATTGAGTATTTGATTGGAAAAGCTACAAAAGTATCTTAATCATGAAATTATCCTTTTACTAACATATACATAATTTGTGTagcaattattttaatgaagtTTTCTACTTTATTTAGAATGGATTAAGAAGATTCAGCAAGTGTgcattaaatattatattagcTTTCtacttcaaataaataaataaataaatagagagaGATTTGAAAAAGAGAGTTTGATATAAGGGCCATGGGCAGGATTAAACCAAAAACACTCTTTACATAAAGCACATGAATTTAAGGtgttcaaatttattagattACACAACACAACTACATAGATTGACATAAAGTacttgtttaaagaaaaaaaaaaggcaattTAGAAAGAGTGATAGAATGAGTTTAGGCAAATTTAAAAGGAGAATCATTAGTGAGGGTAGGGTTTACATGATGAATGGTGataaaaagagataaaaagagagagaaaaaacatgAATGGTGACATTTCCTTGGAGAAAAGGATGACACATTACAAGAtcccaaaaacaaaagaatctTATTTCTTGCCCTAATCCATCCCCCAACCAAATTACCAgactttcaaatataataataaaattcattatctttgcctttccttttctttatatcTCTCCTTTCCTTCATTTGTTGAGAAACTCAAAAGCTCTATCCACCTTCTTCCTCACtttatcatcttcttctttctttctttctttcttagttGCCACTCTCTAAACCCACCATTCCTTCCAACTTCTTCTGATTACTCTCTCTCACCaaactttctctctctaaaaacCTATCAACATTGGAGTGACAAACACATAACTAAACCAAAAcccccattttctttttacagaACAAAAGGAGAAAACTCCATTGTTGTTTCTCTCTGATTTCTTCATGGGTTGTTCTGCTTCAAAGCCTGTTGCTGCCACCGCGGCCACCCGTTCCACTCCAAATTCTGAACCTTTCTACTCTCCTTCTTCTGCTGGTTCTTCTCCTGCGTTAGGCCGAGCTTTCTCCCTCCCGACACCCCTCGTTCACCACCCACCAGTGAACAAGGGCGATACCCACCATCTTGTTTCTCTCACTTCCACAACTTATGGGTCTCTTCTTCTTATTGACCGTCCCACCAATTCCAATCGGTCACCGGCTCCGCCTTTCCATGTCAATGCTGAAAAGCCCATCTATTTCTCCGACCAGATTTCTCTCTCCCCTGATTCTGTAATTAACACCTGGGAGCTCATGGATGGCCTCGATGACGACTCCGATTCTGATCACAATTCGCTTCCGGCCAAACCCACATCGGATAACGGGTTTAAAGGTTTAGTAAAGACAATTCCTGGGAAAATAGAGGAAGAAGTCGGTTTGATTCCGACATGGTCGCCGAAGAAACCACTTTGGAAGCACATTTCAGAGGAGTCTCTTCTGGCAAAATTAGACCCAAATGTGGCTTCAACATACACCAGAGCTCTCTCTTCACGACAACTCAACTCTGATCAGGCCACCACCCGCCGGAGTTCATCGTTTTCAAGTCACTGGCAGCCAAATTTCGGAGACACCAAAAACAGAGCAATAGTGATCTACTTCACAAGCCTTCGAGGAATCCGAAAGACGTATGAGGATTGCTGTTTTGTTCGAACAATCTTCAGAGGATTCAGAGTTTTGGTAGACGAGAGGGATATTTCAATGGATTCATTGTTCAGAAAAGAGATGCAAGAGAAGCTCGGAGGAGGGACGGCGTCGGCGAGTCTACCACAGGTTTTCATGGGGGGGAAGCACATTGGTGGGGCAGAGGAGATACGGCAAATGAATGAGAGCGGGGAGTTGGCCGGAATGTTAAAAGGGTTTCCGGCGGCGGAGGTGAGGTCAGTGTGTGGAAGATGTGGGGATGCTAGGTTTGTACCTTGTGTTAATTGTAATGGAAGTAGGAAGTTGTTTGGGGAAGATGGAGGGCTGAGGAGATGCCCTAAGTGCAATGAGAATGGATTGATAAGATGCccattttgttgttgtttatgagttttggattttatggAACACTAATTTGTTCAAATCGTCTTTTAATGTTATACTTACCTTCTTGTTACTTCATAAGCTTATCATCCAAATTTCACTCTTGTTTGAcccaaaaatttgaaaactaagatacataattcttttcttttatccctttaatttgttttgcttaCATCAATAGTTTGTGCTCCCACTTttcttaaatgttttgtttaagaaattgagtgagttataattttcaatgtttGCAACACccattctattttaatttgtattgtgtttattattctaaaataagtaaaattagaacactacaacaaaaatggaCGGTGGCATATTTTTACAACCAAATTGATAGAATAGATAGAAAAAGTATcctaaatgataaaattgaaaaactatagagtttttattttttttattttcactaaattattttaaatgtcacAAATCATAGTAATTAATTAGGgttggattttctttttttttaaaaaaaaaactttaattgaCCCTTGAAACTGAGCCCCCAACTCATTTCTCCTCCACTTGAATATCCAACCACCATGGATTTGGAACAGTGATTCAATTCACCTTCAACATTGTCCTCCATCAATGTCATCCATGTTGTGTGTTGCCATTTAGGGGTGTaaatgggttgggttgagagaCATTcttaacccaacccatattttaagGGTTGGTTGAGTTGGTAACGTGAataactcaaattaatttttcaacccaacccaacccatattttacaGGTTGGCTTGggttgtattgttttttttttcattctggCCCAACGATAGTTTACCCTCTTACGTGATCGTTTAACTTcctacacgattgtttaacaaaatacttctaactttaattttattaaataaataatatatatatatatatatatatatatatatatatatatatatatatatatatatatatatatatatatatataaattcaggATGGGTTGAGTTGAACCGAaattttcaacccaacccaactcataTAATATAGGTTGGGTTGTCGGGTTATTCAGGTTGGACTTACACCCTTGTTGCCTCCATATGTTATCGATCTCATCTGTCCGTTGCACTCAAGCTGCCAAATGTTGTGGTAAGGTCACACCATCTCTCTCTCAGTTGTCTCACATGTTTTCTTCTCGAGCCACGATTGCGCCACAACTACCAATCATAACACCATCGCTAGATTTGCCCTCATCATCGTATGGTGTCTATAGTTGTCTCACCCGTTTTCTTCTCGAGCCACGATTGCGCCACAACTACCAATTACAACACCATCGCTAGATTTTCCCTCATCATTTTATGGTGTCTATAAGACCAACGAATAGTGCTCAGGTGAGATTTTTATGCTTGATTTGTGGAGCTTTCAGTGTAATTTCAGGTTTTGGTTGTGTAGGTTGGCTTTAAATTAGTGCTTAAGTTTAAAGTTTCTTATATAATTTCAACTGTgctcaagtttttttttaatcttatttagttgctaaaaaatgttttagttacacatttttcaattttcttattggAAAGTATAGTTCCATAATCCATTTTGAACTTTGTCACACAATTCACTTTCAATGGAGCTCTAAATCTCATTGTTTGAGGTATAACTTAAAACGTTATTTTGGGAAGATACTTACcaatttgtttattaagtTCTTTACTGTGTTGTCTGTTAACAGAATAATTATGtcatttagttttcaattagTTGTTGTAGTTAATATGTTATGTACAATTACTTTTGAGTATAAACACCTTGTAACACTCTCtgaaaaaatcattgaaaataaCACTCTCATCCTTGAGAAATTCTCTTCATTCTGTATTCTTTCATGGTATCAGATTGGTGACCAACGTCCTGTAGCTTCTGCCATTGTTAAACCTTCATTGAAACTCATGATTGATCTAACTAAAGAACTCTCCtcttccatcttttttctttccaacatCCGCAACCTTATTTCAATCTGCCTTAATTCTACAAACTATGTATTGTGgaaattctaaattcaatCAATCTTGATTGCACATAAACTCTTTGGCCTCGTTGATGGCTCAAACCCAAAACCCGTAAGATTTCTTACACAAACTGCCATTGGTGCCTTTTCATCCTCTTTGTCTGAAGCAACCAATTCTGCCCAAACAAAAAGACCCGCCCAACCAAACCCACTTCATGATGAATGGATTGCTAAAGACCATGCCCTCATCACCCTCATCAACGCTACCCTCTCTCCCAGTGCCTACGCCTATATTGTTGGCTGCTCCACATCCAAAGATATACGGGATACCCTAGAAAAACACTACCTATCCAACACTCGAGTCAATGTGGTGAATCTCAAGTCTGAACTTCAGACCATCTCCAAGAAAGCAGGCGAATCAATAAACTCGTACATTCAGAGCATCAAAGAACTAAAAGATAAGTTATTCAATGTCTCTATTCTCATTGATTATGAAGATCTCATAATTTACACCACGAATGGATTACCCTCTGAATATAATACCTTTCGAACCTCAATGTGCACCAAATCTACATCATTATCCTTCGAAGAACTCCATGTTCTTCTAATATCAGAAGAATCCGCCATTGAGAAATAGACTAAGCGTGATGAAAGTCTACCTCAAAATGTTGCCTTTGTTGctcaaaataaccaaacatGAAGCCAAAATCTCAACTCATAGAACTGAGGAGAAAACTACGGTGGTAATAACCACAACAACCGTAGAGGAAATAGTAACAATCGAGGGAACATAAGAGGAAACCCAAGTGGCAATAATGGAAGAGGTTGAATTCCAAACCCAATACCAAATAACCTCTCCAACATATCCCCAAATACCCTATCAAAATCCTCTACTGACCAGTCAACCTCCAAATGTTGTGCCAGATTTGCACTTAACAGTGCAACTGCTACAACCGCATGAACTACAATTATCAAGGTCGTCATCCACCAGCAAAACTTGCTGCCACGGTAACCACTCAAAACTACAATGTTGCAAATTATATTCAATGACTTGTTGACTTGGGTTGTAACTCCCACATTACTTCTGATCTATCTCAATTAGCCAATGCTAATTCTAACTTTGTTAATGATGAACAAATTGTTGTAGGCAGTGGGCAAGCTCTACCAATAACTCACTCAGGTTGTGGCATTCTTCCTACACCTTCCTCCTCTTTAAAACTCCAAGAACTCCTTTGTGTACCCCATATATCCACTAATCTTCTTTTTGCACATCGTCTCTACGTAGATAATAATTACatcttttgtttgattatgatttcttttatattcaGGATAAAATCTTGAGTAAAATTATCTTTCCAAAACCCAGCATAAACGACCTTTATCCAATACAATCCTCTCAGTCTTCAAACCTCTCATCCATAGTTGCTCATGTTGGAACAAAAACGTCCTCTTCAGTCTAGCATGAATGGTTAGGACATCCAAGTGACCCCATACTCTCTTTCGTTTTACGAAGCAtgaaattacattttcatttaataccAAAATGTGTCTGCTATCCTTATACACAAGGAAAACTACATAAACCTCTATTTTCTCATTCTACTTTCACTTCCCTATCCCCCTTAGAACTAGTAGATACTAATGTATGGGGACCTTCCCCGTAAAAGACTACTATGTATCCTTTATCGATGACATGTTTAAATGCACTTGGCTTTATCCCATTACTCATAAATCTGATCTTTactccatttttcaaatattcaaacccCTTGTTGAAAACCAACTATCCcttactataaaaaaaaaaagttaagaagtGATGGAAGAGGAGAATTTGTGAACCACTCCCTTCAATCCTACCTCCAAAAATATGGCATCatccataaaaaaatcttGCGCCTATACCCCGAACAAAATGGTGTAGCTGAAAGAAAACACAGACACATCGTCCAAGTAGCACTCACCTTGATGTCCAAAGCCTCTATACCAATAAAATTCTAGCCATTCACCTTCAATATTGTTGTCTACCTAATCAACTGTCTTCCATCTCCTAACCTTGGCCATAAATCGCCATTCGAAATACTTTTCCATAAAACCCCTAACTAGACTTTACTAAAAGTATTTGGCTACACGTGCTACCATTTACTAAAACCATATACATCAAACAAActccaacaaaaaacaacaaaaatgtgCCTTCCTTGGATATGCATCAGACTCCAAATGATATCTTTGTTACAACATTAGTAACCAACAAATCTCTACCTCTAGACATATTATCTTTGATGAATCATCATTTCCATTCAATGAACCAAACAATACACCATTAAAAATCCAAACCAAATCTTCTctgataacaaaaaaaattatatttttcccTACTCTCTTTTTCTGCAGTATGTTAATACACAAATGCCACAATCTAGTTATATCTCTTCTCAGTTCCTATCAACTCTACTCCACATATCCATCACACAAAAGCAGCTACATTCTTGTTTAATACTGGAGAATGACACCAGAACACTTAATACACTGCCTACTGAGAGTGCATAAATTAATACAGCAAGTCAAACTTTCAACAATGAAGTTGAAATACCTGTTGCTCCCTTAGCACATAACTCCCATTCTATGCAAACTTGAGGAACATCTGACATTTCCAAAGGAAGatctttgttgttgttgttactTCAGTTGAGAATAATCTTGAACCAACTTGAATCATCGAAGCCCTAGGAATTAAAGTGTAGAAAAATGCTATGGCTAAGGAACACTCAACACTTGTCAAACAAGGCACATGGACCTTAACACCTTTACCTCCTGGAAAAAGTGCAATAGGATGTAAATGGGTCTACAAAATTAAACAGAATCCAGACAAGACAATTGCTAGACACAAAGCCCACCTCGTAGCAAAAGGCTACCATCAAAAGGAAGGTATTGATTATGAATTGGCCTAGTagtaaaaaaggaaattgtcCGCATCATCAATATGGATGGAGACTCAGACAACTTGATGTAAAAAATGCATTCCTTCACGAAActcttaaaaaagaagtatatATGCAACAATTTTAAGGTTTTGTCAATTCACCAATTCCCCATCATGTTTGCAAACTACTCAAATCACTATACGAACTTAAACAAGCATCCAGAGCTTGGTTCAAATGCTTTACCTCTTATCTCTTAAACCTTGGATTCATTGCATCACAACTTGACTCTTCCCTATTTATCATAAATTCAAATGGCACCATCACCTATCTATTACTATGTATTGACGACATCATAATAACAAGAgtgatagaactaagacatgcacagcggaaaaagaatcgaatttctaccctaattgccacaattaacatgtaaccctaaactaatcaaattagggttttaggaaatattacctttgaagctttcaaaaaatttTGATACCTTCTTACCAATTCAAACCAAGACTAGTACTCAACTACTATCATCTAGACAAAGAGCcaggttgtgggacccaatttggtgtagaaagtaatggagataaaaagGGGATTGGAAGGTAGAAGTTTTTTCCTTGGTTGAGATATTggagaataataaaaaaaggcaaaagttttcaaccatttgaaaactcctctatttataacctaattacatgcaaaaatgcatgtaattaatttgccaaatctcaacacctaatgtttcACTAACAatagtggaacttagtgggctaggtgtctacatctcatatagccacatatcccactaagagttagtgggattatccaacaaagtattggattttcccactaacttagtccaagggtaaaatggtcattagatatttcaagtcaaaagtcaaactttgactttttaccattttgtccgtcttgatTAATTCTAACCTCCtgagcatgaatccgcattcattttttcaaaattcaaatcacatttgaatataaggccggtcaaagtttgacttttcaaagtcaaaagtcaacattttgactttttactattttggaccaattccatcaattccgagcttcttagtatgaatctgcattcatacttatagtatgtaaaacataaagctctatttctaattagaagaccgacgactatatcactatatttgccggtttctctttttctcctaattcgaacaattcgacttatttcatcacactgttctaagtttaatccatatgagctaacATGAGAAattaatggacctatagatcatgggctccaacgattcaagattaactagctaaactcttttagactgagttaatcaacattcgttaactgacaggtcattccactaaagtcacatagttgcactcccctcactatagatatatttgtgtccacttgataaaaccataatcagtaagttaatccttcacaggttgctcatAACCTTGGCtaggtcaaaataccgttttacccccaagattacatcttgctccttaagtcccactaatccactattgaacaattggtttaaggttcaacctataaacttaacccctctcgggccaatgagagggtggggccccttgttcaagacttggattcaatGCTTtagagaacaacctatctactaaccctaaagcgaGTAGGAgggaattccatcttgtactCTATGTttccagctatccacccgatcttacccctgaaatgggaggcttattgggccaacgctgatgagctgccctcacctatgcagatctgaggataatctcgtgtgaacaggagttcatagttaactcaggattaagattaagttatataggtcatcaataatcgagatagtcagttttaaacagtaaacgatGTTATAACGtacaaaagactaattcatggttcagtcttatgtaaacactttacataggatgcccccactttcatgtctctacatgaacgattcaggatcacgtcgtttgtactacaaagtgggtcgcatccatagtttctctaaataaggcgcccaacctttattcatatactatagactatttaggctatatgctcgaacttgatccacgtttatgtttacacataaagttcaagtttattcaaaaatagccttggaacttgatttattggatttaggattataatattttacttctcaataacaactttattgaacagaatatgattacaaactacgagttttaggacaaaaaatttcaacaaagagACCCGTAGCTGAATATTTCAGAATTAATATCTCAGCTTCAAACTCGTTTTGATATGACTGATCTCGACAATCTTAACCTCCTTCTCAGGCTAGAAATTCAATACACCTCAAAGGATATTCATGTAACCCAACAAAAATACATTCGAGATTTGCTAAAGAAGTATGGAATGTCAAATGAAAAACCTTGTATGACTCCTATGGCTTTCCCATCCATCTGTTGACATTGGTAACCCATGTTCTATTGAAGACGCTCAATCATATAGAGCTATAATTGGCTCTTTATACTACCTAACATTTAGCAAACTAGACATCTCCTACTCAGTTGGAAAACTTTCTCAATATATGCACTCTCCTCATACATCACATTTAGTAGTTGCAAAAAGAGTGCTAAGATACCTCCGTGGCACTTCCAACTTTGGCCTACTGTTCCAAAGAACTCCAACCAAGCCTCTCCAATTAATTGCATCTTCCGACTTATGGACAGGTGTGATCGTGATGATAGTCTCTCTACTATGAACTTTGTAGTATTTTTAGGCTCCAATCCAATATCTGGGGAGCCAAGAAACAAACCACAGTGTCACGTAGCTCGAGTGAAGTTGAATACAGTGCCTTAACCATTACTGGTGCCGAAGTATGCTGGCTAAGACAAATCCTAAAGGATTTACAAATCTTCGGGACTGACCCACGTCAAATACTTTGTGACAATAACTCCGTAATTCAATTGGCAAAAAATTCAGTTTTCCATGGGCGAACAAAACACATCGAGATAGATTTTCACTTTGTTCTACCATAGATTTTAAGAAAACAGATTGCTATGTGGATGAAGAAATTATATCAAGCCTTTCAAGATGAATCTCTTCAAAAGTCATATGTACAATGAAAACCCTCCCTAAAATAATCTCCCTCTTGAATTTATAGAGTTGTAATTTTGTATGGTTGATGCTTCTTGAATTTAGACACTTTGTTGTAATTTTACGATTAAACttctaatttgagtaacaAGTATAAATATTGGTTTACTTGTTAGTCAAATTAGAATTCTCTTTCATTGTTGTAAGTTGTATTTACAAATTGTTTAGGTGTTTCATGCTATAAGTTTGTTCTAATTATATGTAGTTAAGTTGTTTGtgattcataatttttttttacttggaTGTTGTAGTGAGACCTTAGTCATTCTTTAGTTGTTTCAATATTGAAGATCACTTAGATACATCTTAAGAACTCTTtgtaaaactttttaaatgttagAGAGTTATTTAGTCATCTTTAGTTTGTTTGGAATGTGAGAGAGTATCTTTCACACTTCGTCCGAGAGCCCCTCGACCTGAAGCTGACCGACATCGTTATCTTCTGACACCTATTGACCTTGCTGGACATGAACTCaaaatctaattttctttttaaacaagaaCTCAAAAACGTGATTCGAAGATTTGTTGTGTTTGAGTACGTTTTGTTtgctataatatatatatattaggaaatatatatatatattatgttagGAAACATATTTGGAGATTTTAAAATCAGAATTCAGTttcatatttttgaaaataataataacaataatgatagccaagaacaaattttaaaaactattctCACTACTCGCCTGCAGATGCGACGGATCATTGGGAGCCGTCACCGATCTCCTTTACTCCAACCTCCGACTTCCATTatcttgcttttttttttcttttttttgatgAAGAGATAAAAAACCATCCCATTTTCCGGATAACTATGAGCGATATAATGTCACCGGCGGTCGATTCCGATTCGAAATTGGGATCAGATCCAACCAGTCGAATTGCCGAAGTGAAGGAATGGTTGGGATCCGAATTCGGCAGGGCCGGGAAA
This is a stretch of genomic DNA from Cucumis sativus cultivar 9930 chromosome 4, Cucumber_9930_V3, whole genome shotgun sequence. It encodes these proteins:
- the LOC101221225 gene encoding uncharacterized protein At3g28850 — its product is MGCSASKPVAATAATRSTPNSEPFYSPSSAGSSPALGRAFSLPTPLVHHPPVNKGDTHHLVSLTSTTYGSLLLIDRPTNSNRSPAPPFHVNAEKPIYFSDQISLSPDSVINTWELMDGLDDDSDSDHNSLPAKPTSDNGFKGLVKTIPGKIEEEVGLIPTWSPKKPLWKHISEESLLAKLDPNVASTYTRALSSRQLNSDQATTRRSSSFSSHWQPNFGDTKNRAIVIYFTSLRGIRKTYEDCCFVRTIFRGFRVLVDERDISMDSLFRKEMQEKLGGGTASASLPQVFMGGKHIGGAEEIRQMNESGELAGMLKGFPAAEVRSVCGRCGDARFVPCVNCNGSRKLFGEDGGLRRCPKCNENGLIRCPFCCCL